From Triplophysa dalaica isolate WHDGS20190420 chromosome 16, ASM1584641v1, whole genome shotgun sequence:
TTCACCAGCTCCAGGAGCCATGCCTGGATTCCCATTTTCAATGCCACCCCCTTTCCCATCAGCCCCATGGTTGCCGATGCCTCCTCCCCCACCCTTCAGTATGTGTCATATCCAAATGGTCTGAGATTAACACTTGTATGTGAGGTTGAAGCTACAAGGGCATGTCGGTTTCGATTGTTAGACTTGTCTTTGACGCTTTCTCTCTATGTTTATTAGTGTCATCCATGCCACCTCCACCAGCATCTCTGTCCACCATGTCAGAAGCTGAGCTCAGAGAACTGGAGCAGGAGGGCAGGAGAGGTTTAGAAGCCAGACTGCAGTGCCTTCACAACATCCACACATTGCTGGATGCTGCTATGCTCAACATTCACCACTACCTCAGCACGGTGGCTACATTAAGGTATGCAAACATTGCTTGAGGTTTTATAGCAAGTGGCACATGGAGTTTACACAACCGCAATCCCCATATTTACTTTTCTTTCCAACTTTCTGTTCAGTCCTCCTAGATCAGAAACTAACACAGGTGAGACAAGTGCAGCAGCGAATGAGGAGTCCTCTCCCTCCACCGACAACTCGGAAATCCCCAGTCAGGAAAATGAGACTCAAAGTAGTAAGTAGCCAAACTATGATTATGACTGCCGTTGTTTAAAATGAGGGCTGTTTAGTTTAGAACTGaattgaaaatgcattttattgtcttaatttgaattgaattagaATTAGAATTGAAGTTTCATTTCCTAGAATCATTAATTATCATAGTCAAATCAGATTGAAATTTTAATGTTATGTAAAACTGTTGTGGACATTTTGTGATGCCATATTGTgaaatgaaattatgttttagCAATTGCCTTATTGTTTTGACAGACTTGCATTGAGTTGGCGAATttatcttgatttttttcttctcattcaTAGCTGGACCTGTAAATGGAGCTACTGGTTTTTCCCAACCAGATTCCACCACAGAAGCGGACAAGGAAAATGAGGGAGAGTGTGATGATGACGGTGAGCCAGGTGCCGCCGAGTTGAGAAGGCGTCGTCTTCGCAAGCTGGAGACTGCTCAGACCCCTGACcactgatgatgtcatccaTAAAACCATGCAATTGACTTCTGACAGTAGGAATGCTTCTCACTGACTCCCCAGGGCACTTGGCATGCGGAGATGTCAAATAATTCAAGAAAAGCTTATGTGTTCTTACATGTTACTTAAGTGGGGCACATCAAGACACCTTCATGTGTACGGAAAATACTCAGGTAGAGAACTGGATTCTGGGTAATTTTGCAACAAGGATAAGGAATGAAAAACTTGCATCCTGAAGGTCAGCTGTCACGTTTGATTTAAGTATTTGGTCAGACTTTAAGTTCTGAATGTGATTTCTGGTTCTCAGCGGCTAATTTAAAGGATGCGTCTTCAAAGAACAAGGTCTGTGGATTTCTCATGTGCCCTTAAAATTTGatgttttccccttttttctgtatttttattatttctagtTCTGTGTGATTGATTTTTCATAGATCAGATTGGGTTGTGTTTGAGAGCTCATAAACCAAACATCTGAGTAaatttatttctgtacataatGTATAAAGTGTTTTATTGGGAGGATCTGTACATACTGCAAATAAACTGTACGAGAAATATTCGGAATAGATTGACATCTGTTTAACCTCAAAAACAGTGATGAACAGTCACGGTGCCCCAGGTTACATCAGCTTTATTAAtttgacataaatgtaatgGAGAATTTGCTTTCTGACTACGTTTGTTTTTTTGATGGCAAAATAGTCCAGTGAGAATCCCATAAATATATAAGCAAATTACATTTAGTTAttgaatttattattaaaatatatccaAAATATCAGCACAAAATTAATACCAAAAATTACTGATCCCTTTAAACACCATTTAAAGTGGAATGTCATTATCCCGAACACAATTCCtatctgaaaatgtaattaatacattataaaatacgatataataaatcataaatgtggTGACAATTCACCtatcaataattaaaaaaaatgttaaaagattaTCTTTTATGATGAGCATTCAGTCTCTTTGTGGTCAGCTTTACAAAGTCAATGTGCAATTTCAGAAGTTCAGGTGCTTCTAACATTAGTGCAAGAATACCTATTGAGCTACTCAACAGGAGGAGGTAATGCCTGAGAGAATCAGTCACATCTCTACAGCTTTGAGCTGTGGGTCAGGTCTGTGGAGTTGAGTAAAGAGAGTGATGCTGGTTGCCCTGCTCAGTCCTGTTGAAGAGGAGTGGGGTCGTCTCACTAGATCCAAACCAACTGTTAGGAGAGTTTGTTTCACATAACTGATTCAAAaagatttaaagaatgttgatttGAGGTAACCAAACTACCTGCTATTTGGATTTATGCTGTGACTCCATAGAGAATCGCTGTCACCATCCATTCCGCGAGGATCATCAAAGAAATAAGACTGAGAGTTACACTTGTTGCAAATAGCCGGTGTACAGttctgaaatataaacaaatcaaGCGTATTAATAGAGTGTCATATGTACCTGAACCCGTTAGAGCGCAAATGCACGTCTTCAAATATAAGCATGATTTCCGAAATTcctttgaatacattttatgttatttagactattatttcatcatattattgcaaataaatgaaatacagttACGAACCTTTTCTCGAGAAGGCTGGCGAACTCTGAAGATAATAATAAGTAATGTGGTGGGTAGCAGCTCCCAAATGAAAAGCACAGCTCCGAAGATAATGTAGCCTCTATCTCCAAGTTCACTGCGAAGAtcagccttaaaaaaaaaaaagaatcacaAACTGTCCAGAAACACATTCATCTGTGCTTGGTGAAGTGTGATTACAGCATACCTGATCAGAGATGTTGTACCAGTCATAATCAAAAGCCTCTACTTTATGATTCTGTGACAAAAACACTACAGCCAGGTTGTAGCATGCCCTGCTAGAGAAGAGTAGGATCACACCTGCCCCCAGAACAGCGGTCCGGCAAAGGCCCTATAAGAATACAACAAAATGAATAGACTGAAGGAGATTCATCTAAAGTTATTGAATCGAATACTTTTTAAAGTATGTATTACCTTTCGGCTTAGATAAGCCAAAGTGGGGGAGGAGAATCGTGTTAACAGGAGTAGAGATGCAGCCAGGCAAACAGCTTCCAAAATAAACAGAAGGTCATTCACCAGCACCCGAACCAGCACCAGATTCCACGCTTCATCACCCGAACCGACACGATCCTCCATGCTCGCACAAACGACGTTGACACACAGGAAAATGACACTCATGGATACGTACAAACAGCGAGCCACCAATCTGAAAGTTTAAGTCgaacacacattcatttgttattgtcaatattcacttttaaactaTTAATAATTCATATACAAGTACTTGAATGCTCTTACAGTCCTTTACTGGGCTCCATGTCGAATAAGCTTCTCACTTTAAGCAATTCCTGTCAAAAGAAAATATCGTTCTTGTTTGACTTTTGCGAACAACACATTATACTGTATTGTACAGTGAACATAACTTGTCTTACCTGAGTGAAGTAGAGGTTGAAAAGGCTTAAAGTGAAAAACTGCAAACATACAGGGAAACAATAGAGAAGCCAGTAGGCCGGAGTGGGCAGGTGGTTGGCCGCAAGGGCAtcacgaaaataaaatgaaaagagggtcgCACGGAGGCCTGCCCAGAACAGGCAGAGGAAAAGAAAAACGCTCTGATAGCTCCATCTCTTGTGTCGATAGAGTAAAAGTAACCAAAGCTGGATGTATACAACTACAAACAGACTCCCATAAATAAGGGTGTAGAAAACGGTGACACCCAGTTCAACTGATGGGGCCACTGCTGGTTTAATAGGGGAAGGTGGGATTGAATCCTGCATTAtgatttgtataaaaaataattaatgttaaaggTATTAAACTGCATTGTTTACGTTGCAgcttaaaataatcataataaaaaactaaaataacatgTCTATTAACAATGAACTAAAAAACATATGTCGACCTTAACGTGTGAATTGTCATTTGTGTTGAAACGAATGTTTTGctcaacaacaaaacaagtcGAAAATGTAATAAGTAATCAGACAACTTCCCCGTATCTCCCTT
This genomic window contains:
- the gpr137 gene encoding integral membrane protein GPR137 isoform X2, whose product is MQDSIPPSPIKPAVAPSVELGVTVFYTLIYGSLFVVVYIQLWLLLLYRHKRWSYQSVFLFLCLFWAGLRATLFSFYFRDALAANHLPTPAYWLLYCFPVCLQFFTLSLFNLYFTQELLKVRSLFDMEPSKGLLVARCLYVSMSVIFLCVNVVCASMEDRVGSGDEAWNLVLVRVLVNDLLFILEAVCLAASLLLLTRFSSPTLAYLSRKGLCRTAVLGAGVILLFSSRACYNLAVVFLSQNHKVEAFDYDWYNISDQADLRSELGDRGYIIFGAVLFIWELLPTTLLIIIFRVRQPSREKNCTPAICNKCNSQSYFFDDPRGMDGDSDSLWSHSINPNSSETTPLLFNRTEQGNQHHSLYSTPQT
- the gpr137 gene encoding integral membrane protein GPR137 isoform X1 → MQDSIPPSPIKPAVAPSVELGVTVFYTLIYGSLFVVVYIQLWLLLLYRHKRWSYQSVFLFLCLFWAGLRATLFSFYFRDALAANHLPTPAYWLLYCFPVCLQFFTLSLFNLYFTQELLKVRSLFDMEPSKGLLVARCLYVSMSVIFLCVNVVCASMEDRVGSGDEAWNLVLVRVLVNDLLFILEAVCLAASLLLLTRFSSPTLAYLSRKGLCRTAVLGAGVILLFSSRACYNLAVVFLSQNHKVEAFDYDWYNISDQADLRSELGDRGYIIFGAVLFIWELLPTTLLIIIFRVRQPSREKNCTPAICNKCNSQSYFFDDPRGMDGDSDSLWSHSINPNSSWFGSSETTPLLFNRTEQGNQHHSLYSTPQT